Proteins encoded by one window of Thermoproteales archaeon:
- a CDS encoding anaerobic ribonucleoside-triphosphate reductase activating protein: MGFRTKNSRLFSHINDNFYVYIAGWKEISLVDVLESVSFTLWTSYCNFNCPWCGNYRIAKGIDKRKVSTAEILKALEHNSDFVDYFHVTGGEPTLQSKPLTYMFKRVKEYMGLKTSLDTNGSNPLILKSMLFYIDHVAIDIKAPLNNPLKYARATGLTLKLAKFFLPRIIESIKIASKAPFVELRTTMVPGIINSRDVIDVVKNLKHIIKKFENRVVFVVQQFIPYETIYVEEFKLKKRVDPELVKSTAEKVAELVPFEIYYRTLEDGTGKIS; encoded by the coding sequence ATGGGATTTAGAACGAAGAATTCTCGTCTATTCTCCCATATTAACGATAATTTTTATGTTTATATTGCTGGATGGAAAGAAATTAGCCTTGTTGATGTTTTAGAATCTGTCTCTTTTACCTTGTGGACAAGTTATTGTAATTTTAACTGCCCATGGTGTGGCAACTATAGAATTGCAAAGGGCATTGACAAACGTAAAGTTTCTACAGCTGAAATTTTAAAAGCTTTAGAACATAACAGCGATTTCGTAGATTATTTCCATGTAACCGGCGGCGAGCCCACCTTACAGTCAAAACCTTTAACATACATGTTTAAAAGAGTTAAAGAATATATGGGTCTAAAGACAAGTTTAGATACAAACGGTTCAAATCCCCTAATTTTAAAAAGTATGCTCTTCTACATAGACCATGTAGCTATAGATATTAAAGCACCTTTAAATAATCCGCTTAAATATGCAAGAGCTACAGGATTAACGCTGAAACTAGCCAAGTTTTTTCTACCTAGGATTATAGAAAGCATAAAAATTGCATCTAAAGCGCCCTTTGTAGAACTTAGAACAACTATGGTTCCAGGAATAATCAACTCTAGAGATGTTATAGATGTGGTTAAAAACCTAAAACATATTATAAAAAAATTTGAAAATCGCGTGGTTTTTGTCGTTCAGCAATTTATACCTTATGAAACTATTTATGTAGAAGAATTTAAGTTGAAGAAAAGAGTGGATCCTGAGTTAGTAAAATCTACGGCAGAAAAGGTAGCAGAATTAGTTCCATTTGAGATATATTATCGGACACTCGAAGATGGTACTGGAAAAATATCTTAG
- a CDS encoding winged helix-turn-helix domain-containing protein, with protein sequence MSLKTDLTQADWKIVKAIPKSIAIKEIAEKSNLSRPYVSLRLQKLKDEYRIQASFKPLLKKLGLKPVVAIYRSSQSLLDFLKKNPPYVRSVSRIIKSTLDGLIVYGYVPEKYVDEYLDLIPEDPVKTYIGERIVKWRPDLSKATHYHRKKIIVDWKAANEQAKSAVYEEEDLSRVPIDSIDMFIIREKEKWAYTPLTQISEIIEATWRSEKIKKKASPQLLEYHWKKHILKIWDFNEVRIFFPIEIAPIAFHYIRFKDDNALKAFLNAFSRNIIYNSTTIVLDEKPAVFASIKMPCAEMIEFMKFVHNLGVEEYDLAGFMSPDVIIRYPMVYKMLKRGIWLPPKDLMEMRQR encoded by the coding sequence CCATACGTATCTCTAAGATTGCAAAAGCTTAAAGACGAATATAGAATACAAGCCTCTTTCAAACCTTTGCTTAAAAAATTAGGATTAAAACCCGTGGTCGCAATTTACCGATCATCGCAATCTTTGCTAGATTTTCTGAAGAAAAATCCACCCTATGTAAGAAGCGTATCTCGCATCATAAAATCTACTCTCGACGGATTAATAGTCTATGGATATGTTCCTGAAAAATATGTAGATGAATATCTAGATTTAATCCCCGAGGACCCAGTAAAAACTTACATAGGTGAAAGGATAGTTAAATGGAGACCGGATTTATCAAAGGCAACTCACTACCATAGAAAGAAGATAATTGTTGACTGGAAAGCTGCAAACGAACAGGCAAAAAGCGCGGTTTACGAAGAAGAGGATTTAAGCCGTGTTCCAATAGATAGCATCGACATGTTTATTATTAGAGAAAAGGAAAAATGGGCATACACTCCTTTAACCCAGATATCTGAAATTATTGAGGCAACGTGGAGAAGTGAGAAAATTAAAAAGAAAGCATCGCCTCAGCTTTTAGAATATCACTGGAAAAAGCATATTCTAAAAATATGGGACTTTAACGAAGTTAGAATATTCTTTCCTATTGAAATAGCCCCGATAGCTTTTCACTATATAAGATTCAAAGATGATAATGCGCTTAAGGCATTCTTAAACGCATTTTCTAGAAACATAATATACAATAGCACGACAATAGTTCTCGATGAAAAACCTGCTGTGTTTGCATCGATTAAAATGCCTTGTGCTGAAATGATCGAGTTCATGAAATTTGTCCACAACCTAGGCGTAGAAGAGTACGATCTTGCAGGTTTTATGAGCCCAGATGTAATAATCAGATATCCAATGGTCTATAAAATGCTGAAAAGAGGAATTTGGCTACCACCAAAAGACTTAATGGAAATGCGCCAGAGATAG